A window from Primulina huaijiensis isolate GDHJ02 chromosome 11, ASM1229523v2, whole genome shotgun sequence encodes these proteins:
- the LOC140988407 gene encoding uncharacterized protein — protein MRRRHRQASSSVVCDMLVENFGGQQKTPQPKSIMTMMRNKGVEITYYKALKGKQLAHDIFRGDPERSFGLLPSYLKMVERMNPGSIIDLVVDEHNRFKYLFLAYGACARGYRCMRKVVSIDGTWLKGKYDGTLLVASAQDGDFHQYPLAWAVVDVESIASWSWFLTKLLEVVVDEEELVIISDRHPGIIAAVAAVYKNAHHGHCIWHLSQNMKIRCKKKGCTEMFMRLAKLYKQTDFDLEYEKFKKIYPDAAKFLDESDSFDRWTRAYSPRSRYNIMTTNGVESINARLREERQLPIIALLNSLQTLTTSWFSRYRNASVASTTNFTPTVESIVRERFNIGRGYQVYELVRLEFDVRSATTSEIVDLESKKCTCREFDIDKIPCSHAIAASYFCDVNFYSLCSEYYSVMIWSLAYAEPIYPVLNQNEWPLDDLLVLPPVIKRRRGRKKQNRFPSVGEFGRR, from the coding sequence ATGCGTAGAAGACATCGACAAGCCAGCTCATCTGTTGTTTGTGATATGTTGGTAGAGAACTTTGGAGGACAACAGAAAACACCTCAACCAAAATCTATCATGACAATGATGCGGAACAAGGGGGTTGAGATTACCTATTACAAAGCCTTGAAAGGCAAACAACTTGCTCATGATATCTTCAGAGGTGATCCTGAAAGAAGTTTTGGTCTTCTACCTTCATATTTGAAAATGGTTGAGAGAATGAACCCTGGTAGTATCATAGATTTAGTAGTAGATGAGCATAATAgattcaaatatttgtttttagcATATGGCGCATGTGCAAGAGGATATAGATGCATGAGAAAAGTGGTATCTATTGATGGTACATGGTTGAAAGGAAAGTACGACGGTACTTTACTTGTGGCCTCAGCACAAGATGgagattttcatcaatatccTTTGGCTTGGGCCGTTGTTGATGTAGAATCCATTGCTTCATGGAGTTGGTTTTTGACGAAGCTCTTGGAAGTAGTGGTTGATGAGGAAGAGTTGGTGATTATCTCAGACAGACATCCGGGCATCATTGCTGCAGTTGCGGCAGTTTACAAAAATGCACATCATGGTCATTGTATATGGCActtgtcacaaaatatgaaaattcgTTGCAAAAAGAAGGGTTGTACCGAAATGTTTATGCGGTTAGCAAAACTTTACAAGCAAACCGACTTTGACTTAGAGTACGAAAagtttaagaaaatatatcctGATGCTGCAAAGTTTTTGGATGAAAGTGATTCATTTGATCGGTGGACTCGAGCATATAGCCCAAGATCTCGGTATAACATTATGACAACAAATGGTGTTGAATCAATAAATGCAAGATTGCGTGAAGAAAGACAACTTCCAATCATTGCACTACTAAATTCTTTGCAGACATTGACTACATCTTGGTTTTCAAGGTATCGAAATGCATCCGTCGCATCAACAACAAATTTCACTCCAACCGTTGAATCGATTGTGCGCGAAAGGTTTAATATTGGTCGGGGATATCAAGTTTATGAGCTAGTCCGTCTTGAGTTCGATGTTCGAAGTGCTACAACCAGTGAAATTGTGGATTTGGAATCCAAAAAATGTACCTGTAGAGAATTTGATATTGACAAGATTCCATGTTCTCATGCAATTGCAGCGAGTTACTTTTGTGATGTCAATTTTTATTCCTTGTGCTCAGAGTATTATTCTGTTATGATATGGTCTTTAGCTTATGCTGAGCCAATTTATCCTGTTCTGAATCAGAACGAGTGGCCACTCGATGATTTGTTAGTACTGCCACCTGTGATCAAAAGAAGACGtggaagaaaaaaacaaaacagattTCCATCGGTTGGAGAATTTGGTAGAAGATAG